One genomic segment of Ignavibacteriales bacterium includes these proteins:
- a CDS encoding 6-bladed beta-propeller → MLIMKDILKKILIVVTVICANSFYGCGSKNIQKEDVVWPSPPDEARIKYVKTFSSEDDFLSKFGIFAQALTGKTGTIALSRPFDVCSDGNGLIFVTDVAQGIIVFDEKQKKVSVLGENIPVPLGNPLGLAYGNGKLFIGIAEIGQVVVTTPEGKFLNLIGKSGAFQNPVDVEYDKLNKRVVVADNKNHQVFIYSESGDSLLTIGKRGDADGEFNFPQSVAVDTAGNIYVVDAFNFRIQQFDSQGKFLRKYGQQGNIFGTFARPKGIALDTYQNIYVVDAMHQNYQIFNQNFELLMYVGRFSNKDNWGFQNPVGISIDQKNTIYVADQLNQRIQVFQLLKVD, encoded by the coding sequence ATGTTGATTATGAAAGATATATTGAAAAAAATATTGATAGTTGTAACAGTAATTTGTGCCAACTCATTCTATGGATGTGGTTCAAAGAATATTCAGAAAGAAGATGTTGTTTGGCCCAGCCCGCCTGATGAAGCACGCATTAAATATGTAAAAACTTTTTCGAGTGAAGACGATTTTCTTTCAAAGTTTGGAATTTTCGCTCAAGCTTTAACCGGGAAAACAGGAACCATCGCACTTTCTCGTCCATTCGATGTTTGCAGCGATGGTAATGGATTAATCTTTGTTACCGATGTTGCGCAGGGTATCATAGTCTTTGATGAAAAACAGAAAAAGGTTTCAGTTCTTGGAGAAAATATTCCCGTTCCGCTCGGCAATCCGCTTGGACTTGCTTACGGAAATGGGAAATTATTCATCGGTATTGCAGAAATTGGTCAGGTTGTTGTCACTACTCCTGAAGGGAAATTTTTAAATCTTATCGGAAAGTCAGGTGCTTTCCAGAACCCGGTTGATGTTGAATACGATAAATTGAATAAACGGGTGGTTGTTGCAGATAACAAAAATCATCAGGTATTTATTTATTCCGAAAGCGGAGATTCATTATTGACGATAGGTAAGCGCGGTGATGCAGATGGTGAATTTAATTTCCCTCAAAGCGTTGCAGTTGATACGGCAGGAAATATTTATGTAGTGGATGCGTTTAATTTCCGGATACAACAGTTCGACTCACAAGGAAAGTTTTTACGGAAATACGGACAGCAAGGGAATATCTTTGGCACATTCGCACGTCCCAAGGGTATAGCTCTCGATACGTATCAAAATATCTATGTAGTCGATGCAATGCATCAAAACTATCAGATCTTTAATCAGAATTTTGAACTGCTTATGTATGTAGGTAGGTTCTCTAATAAAGATAATTGGGGATTTCAAAATCCAGTCGGAATTTCAATCGACCAAAAAAATACAATTTACGTTGCAGACCAGTTGAACCAGAGGATACAGGTATTTCAACTGTTAAAAGTAGATTAG
- a CDS encoding 6-bladed beta-propeller, whose translation MKSFTHIIIYFYLLLLFGCGASKEAIPDYVWPPPPETPRIKMVNIIKGKDFFESSGIDKVLKALAGENAGTTFERPYAVAVDATKNIYVSDTSLKKVFVFDVTQKQIRLIGDKGSAKLQSPIGIAITPSNKVFIADSKVKRVFAYDIEGNLLFGIGEENEFASPTGIAYDSTSNRLYIVDTNNHLVKVYNDEGKFLFTFGKRGGNDGEFNFPTNITVRNNKVYIVDTINGRVQIFDIDGNFISKFGQLGNTPGNFSRPKGIALDSFEHIYVVDAAFDNFQLFNDKGEALMFVGQAGAGIAEFQLPAGIFIDKDNYIYVVDQLNARVQVFQFIGNE comes from the coding sequence ATGAAATCATTTACACATATAATTATATACTTTTATTTACTCTTGCTTTTCGGTTGCGGCGCATCGAAGGAAGCAATTCCTGATTATGTCTGGCCTCCGCCACCCGAAACACCCCGAATAAAAATGGTAAATATCATAAAAGGAAAAGATTTTTTTGAATCATCAGGAATTGATAAGGTTCTAAAAGCGCTTGCGGGTGAAAATGCAGGTACAACTTTCGAGCGGCCGTATGCTGTTGCGGTTGATGCCACAAAGAATATTTATGTTTCAGATACGAGTTTGAAAAAGGTATTCGTATTCGATGTTACTCAAAAACAAATTCGATTGATCGGCGATAAAGGAAGCGCGAAGCTTCAATCTCCGATCGGTATTGCAATTACTCCATCAAATAAAGTGTTCATTGCCGATTCAAAAGTTAAGCGTGTTTTTGCGTACGACATAGAGGGTAATCTATTATTTGGAATCGGAGAAGAAAATGAATTTGCTTCACCAACGGGAATAGCTTATGACTCGACCTCTAACCGATTATATATTGTCGACACTAATAATCATTTGGTTAAAGTTTATAACGATGAAGGTAAATTTTTATTCACGTTCGGCAAGCGGGGTGGTAATGATGGCGAGTTTAATTTTCCGACAAATATCACAGTACGTAATAATAAAGTTTATATAGTTGATACTATAAACGGACGAGTTCAGATTTTCGATATTGACGGGAACTTCATATCAAAATTCGGACAACTTGGAAATACACCCGGGAATTTTTCACGTCCCAAAGGTATAGCGCTCGATTCATTCGAACATATTTATGTCGTCGATGCCGCATTCGATAATTTCCAACTGTTCAACGATAAAGGTGAAGCGTTGATGTTTGTTGGACAGGCAGGTGCAGGTATTGCTGAATTTCAATTACCTGCTGGAATTTTTATAGATAAAGACAATTATATTTATGTTGTAGATCAGTTAAACGCACGCGTTCAGGTTTTTCAGTTTATCGGTAATGAATAA